CATCTGCTCGCCGAACTCGCGGATGTCATCGAGGAGTTGCGCCGCGACCGGCCGCCGCTTCCTGACTGTGTGCACGTCCTCGTGCACGCCCTGGCCGCCCTCCACCTGGACCGGCCCCGGATGCACCGGCTGCTGTACGACCAGGCCCCGCGTCCGGCGGAGGCCACCGCCCAACTGCGCGAAGTCCAACGGGTCATCGCCGCCGAGGTCGAGTTCCACCTGCGCCGTCTCGGCGTCGGCGGCCCCGCCCCCGACCTGACCGCGATCCTCCTGGTGCAGGGCGTGGAGGCGCAACTGCACGGGGCGCTGCTCGACCCACCGCCGGGGCACACGGTGGAGGAGGTGATCCGGGCGGTGGAGGTGCTGTGTGTGAAGGCGCTCACAGCGCAATCCCCGGGGCACGTCGGCAGCTGACGTCGGTACCCGGCCCGGTGATCGCGGCGGCAGAGATGTTGACAAAGTCGGTTAGTGTGCATGGCTAAGTGGCGAGAGGGCTGAGCAGGCGGAGGAGAAGGCTGTGTCGGACGAGGGGCGGCTCGTCGCCGGGCGGTACCGGCTCGTCGAGCGCATCGGCCGCGGCGGCATGGGCACGGTGTGGCGGGCCGAGGACGAGGTGCTCGCCCGGCAGGTCGCGCTCAAGCAGCTCCACACGCAGCCGCAGCTGTCCGACGCCGAGGTCGCCACGCTGTACGAGCGCACCCGCCGCGAGGCGCGCAGCGCCGCCCGGGTCGTCCACCCCAACGTGGTCGTCGTGCACGACGTCGTCGAGGACGACGGCCGGCCCTGCATCGTCATGGAGTACGTCCCCGCGCCCACCCTCGGCGACATCCTCAAGGGCGGCCGGA
This genomic window from Streptomyces sp. DG2A-72 contains:
- a CDS encoding TetR/AcrR family transcriptional regulator, with the translated sequence MPPPATPRKRPRQERSRETYDAIVEAAAQLFQRDGYAKATTNRIAERAGVSIGSLYQYFPNKDALLYAIGERHVEHLLAELADVIEELRRDRPPLPDCVHVLVHALAALHLDRPRMHRLLYDQAPRPAEATAQLREVQRVIAAEVEFHLRRLGVGGPAPDLTAILLVQGVEAQLHGALLDPPPGHTVEEVIRAVEVLCVKALTAQSPGHVGS